Below is a window of Diaminobutyricibacter sp. McL0608 DNA.
AGTCGTAACGCTGCTCGACCTCCTTCCGCGCCTGGTTGAGCGCGTTGTCGGCCTCCATCTTGTCGACCTTGCTGACCACGTCAAAGGATGAATCTGCCATGCGACCAGTTTATGGGCGCGACTCAGGAAGCGGGGTCGGGTCGCGACGAACTCGACCGGACGACCAGTTCGAACGGCAGCGCCATGTTCACCGGCTCCGGCTGTGCCTCCTCCGGCTGCAGCACGCCCATGAGCATCTCGACAGCCATCTCGCCCTGCCCGGTCGGGAACTGCGCCACCGTGGTCAGGCCGAAGAACTCTGCGAGCTCGTGATCGTCGATTCCCACTACCGAGACATCATGCGGAACGCTCAACCCCAGGTCGCGGGCAGCGAGGATCGCGCCGATCGCCATCTCGTCCGACGCCGCGAAGATCGCGGTAGGCCGATCGCGGGGAGCCCCGAGGAGCTGCTTGGCGGCCTGGTAGCCGCCGCCGATCGTGAAGTCCGCCGGCTGGTACAACTCGGGGCGCAACGGCACGCCTGCGCCCGTGAGTGCCTGTTCGTATCCGATCCGCCGGTTGGTGGGAATGTGGAAGTCGAGATCGAACTCCTTGTGGCCGCCGACGTGCGCGATCCGGGTGTGCCCGAGCGCGAGCAGATGCTCCGTCGCCAGGCGGGCGACGGCGACATCGTCGATCGTGAGAGTGCGGACGCCCGCGAGGGGTCCGCCGACGCCGACGATCGGTTTGCCGAGCGCGAGAAGCCGGCTGACCTCGTCTTCGGTGAGTTCGAGCGAGATCGCGATCACCGCATCCACCCGCTTGCGCAGCAGGAAATGCTCGAACACGCTGCGGCGCTCATCGCCTCCGCCGCTCAGGTTGTACAGCGTGAGGTCGTAGCCGTGCCGCAGGAGCGCACGCTCTGCGCCCTCGATGACCGACGAGAAGAACCAGCGGTTGAGGTACGGCACGACCGCGCCGACGTTCTTGGTGCGTCCGGAGGCGAGGCTCGATGCATTCGACGAGACCACGTAGCCGAGGTCGAGCGCGGCCTGCGACACCTTCAGCCGGGTGCCGGGCGACACATGACCGTTGCCGCTGAGGGCGCGCGAGACCGTCGCCGTCGACACGCCCGCCAGACGGGCGACTTCATCGATTCCGACCACGGACACCTCGCAATCGTTCGCTCCGCCTCGGTAAATCCTAGCGATCGTCCGCGTAGACGGATCGCACTGTCGGACACCGACCCTTTCCGTTCTCGGGCCGAGCGGGTAGGCTCCCCAGACGATCGAATCGGAGGCGGGATGGACGCAGTGAGCGGAGCTCCGGCGAGGTGGGAACGGAGATGACCGGCTGGGCGTACGCGGCCGGACTGGTCATCCTGCTCGGCGGGCTCGTCGTCGCGATCATGCAGTTGGTCAGGATGAGGAGGGTCCCGCCAGGACCCGGCGAACACGAGGCGCAACCGCCCGCCGAGGCGCCCGAGGAGCCGATTTCACCAGACGAGCCTCGATGAGTATCCTTATGTAGCGCCTTCGGTCAGATGAATACATGTGGTCGGGTGCGCCCTGGCGAGTTACCCAAGCGGCCAAAGGGATCTGACTGTAAATCAGCCGTCTTAGACTTCGGGGGTTCGAATCCCTCACTCGCCACTCTGTGACACAAGGGCTCCGTGCTGAAGGCGGGGCCCTTGTTCCGTTTCCGGTGCGCGCCGTGTGTCAGGCTGGCTCTATGGCCGCTGAATCGCACCTCCTCGATGTCGCCCTCCCGATCGCCCTTCGCGCCGCCGAGCTCGTGAAGCTCCGGCGCAGCGAAGGGGTCGAGATCGCCGCCTCCAAGTCGTCGGCGGAAGACATCGTGACACTCGCCGACCGGGAGTCCGAGACGCTCATCCGGGATGCACTGGCCGAGGCGCGTCCCGACGACGGCTTCTTCGGTGAGGAGTCGGGTGCCGAGAAGGGCACGAGCGGGATCACCTGGGTCGTCGATCCGATCGACGGCACTGTCAACTACGCCTACGACATTCCGGCCTACGCCGTGAGTATCGCCGCGGTCGAGGGCGACCCGGATCCTGCGACCTGGCGTGCCCTCGCCGGGGTCGTCGCGAATCCTGCGATCGGCGAGGTCTTCACCGGTGCGGCCGGTGGTGGGTCCTTCCTCAACGGCACGGCGCTGCGGGTGCGAACCGGGGTCGAGCTGCCGCTGGCCCTCATCGGAACCGGATTCTCGTACTCGGCCGAGCTGCGCGTGAAACAGGCCGGCGTGGTTCAGGGACTCATCGACCAGGTGCGCGACATCCGACGCATCGGTTCGGCCGCACTCGACCTGTGCTCGCTCGCCGCAGGGCGGCTCGACGGCTACTACGAGCGGATGCTCAACCCGTGGGACCACGCGGCCGGCGCCCTGATCGCAAGGGAAGCCGGCGCGCGGGTCGGCGGACTCGATGGTGCGCTGGAGAGCAAGGATCTGCTGATCGCTGCTGAGCCCGCGCTCTACGTGCGACTGGAGGCGGCGCTCGCCGCCCTCGGCGTCGCGGACTGACTGCTCAGCCCGTCGGAGGGGCTACGGATACCGACAGCGCGGCCCGCGAGAACTCAGGCCAGCCAGACCGTCGTGTCGGTCGGCAGTGTGCGCCCGGCGAGAGGTTCGCTGGCGAGCACGATCTCGCCCGCAGGCAGCTCCACCGGGGACGCCCCGAGGTTTGCGATCACAGTCAGGCCGCCGTTGCGGAACGCGACGACGTCCGGTCCGAACCCGTCGAGCCACTCGATCGCACCGAAGCCGAGGTTGCGCTCACGCCGCACGGCGAGTGCTCTCGTGTACAGCGAGAGGGTCGACGTCGGGTCGCCCAATTGAACATCCCGGGCGAACCCGGCCCACGAGGCCGGCTGCGGCAGCCAGCTGGCAGCCGTCGGGCCGAAGCCGTATGACGGCGCGGACGCTTCCCACGGGATGGGAACGCGGCAGCCGTCGCGGCCGTAGCGCTCGCCGTTGGTACGGAACCACGTCGGGTCCTGACGGGCGGCGTCAGGGAGGTCGATGACCTCGGGAAGTCCGAGCTCCTCGCCCTGGAACAGGTAGCTCGAGCCGGGAAGCGGAAGCATCAGCGCGGTCGCAGCGCGGGCGCGGCGCAGACCGAGAGCCGCGTCGGGCTTACCGGGAGTCTTCGGCCCGATTCCGTGTCCCTGCAGGTTCTCGCCAGTCAGCGCGAGCCGGGTCGCGTGACGGACGACGTCGTGGTTCGAGAGCACCCAGGTGCTCGGAGCGCCGACACCGGCGAAGGCCGAGATCGAGTGGTCGATGACGCTGCGCAGTGCGGCGGCCGACCACGGGGTCTCCAGGTATTCGAAGTTGAACGCCTGCTGCATCTCGTCGGAGCGGACCCAGCGGGCCAGCTTCTCGAGCGGTTCGACCCACGCCTCGGCGCAGAGCACGCGGTCGTCGGAGTACTCCTCGAGGACTTCGTGCCATTCGCGGTAGATGTCGTGCACGCCGTCCTGCGCCCAGTACGGCGCTGTCGGCGGCTCGGAGCTGATGTCGGGTTCGAGGGTGGCCCCGCCGCCGCCCATGCTTCCGCCCTCGGCGGGAGGCGTGTAGTCGGGGAGACCTGCGGCCTTGATCATGCCGTGCGCGACGTCGACGCGGAAGCCGTCGACTCCGCGGTCCAGCCAGAACCGCAGGATGCCGCGGAACTGTTCGCGAACCCACGGGTTCTGCCAGTTCAGGTCGGGCTGCGACGTGTCGAACAGGTGCAGGTACCACTGGCCGGGCGTGCCGTCGGGTTCGGTGATGCGGGTCCAGGCGGAACCGCCGAACACCGACTCCCAGTTGTTGGGCGGAAGCTCGCCGTTCTCGCCACGGCCGTCGCGGAACATGTAGACCTCGCGCTCCGCGCTGCCGGGCGCGGCAGCGAGGGCCGCCTGGAACCAGGCGTGGTCGCTGGAGGAGTGGTTGGGAACGATGTCGACGATCACGCGCAGCCCGAGGGCGTGGGATGCGGCGAGCATCGCATCGAAGTCGGCGAGCGTTCCGAAGATCGGGTCGACGTCGCAGTAGTCGGAGACGTCGTAGCCGGCGTCGCGCTGCGGGGAGGTCTGGAACGGGGACAGCCAGACGGCGTCGACGCCGAGGTCGCGCAGCGCGGGCAGTCGACGGGTGATGCCGGCGAGGTCGCCGAGGCCGTCGCCGTCGGAGTCCGCGAACGAGCGCGGGTACACCTGGTAGATGACGGCGGTGCGCCACCATTCGCGGCCCAGCGTGGGCTTGGCGGGCATCGCGGCCTCGAGATGCGTCGTAGTGGGCTCAGTGGCGGGCTCGGAGATTGTGGGCTCGGAAATAACGATGGTCGAGTTCAAAGGGGTCCTCAGTCGTTCGGTGGGCGCAACGCTGGGCTCGAGTCGGATCGTTGACGTCGATGCTATCGCCGTGAGCTGCCCGGAAGCTGGGTACCGAATGTAACAATCGTGCAAACGCTTCCACGGATGACCATACACGACGACGCCCAACCGCCGCCAAATCCGCGGAAACAGGCCGCAATCCCAGACAAATACCGGGTATTTCGCCTAATTGCATTCCTGCATCCATCTTGCTATAACTGGAAGCGCTTGCATCAAAGCGTCTGGGAGAAGGGTCTCTCGCCACTGTGTCGGGGCGACTCTCTCCGGAACATCACAGAAGAAAGGCACACCAATGAAGGTGACCAAACGGTCCTGGGTAGGGATC
It encodes the following:
- a CDS encoding glycoside hydrolase family 13 protein, giving the protein MPAKPTLGREWWRTAVIYQVYPRSFADSDGDGLGDLAGITRRLPALRDLGVDAVWLSPFQTSPQRDAGYDVSDYCDVDPIFGTLADFDAMLAASHALGLRVIVDIVPNHSSSDHAWFQAALAAAPGSAEREVYMFRDGRGENGELPPNNWESVFGGSAWTRITEPDGTPGQWYLHLFDTSQPDLNWQNPWVREQFRGILRFWLDRGVDGFRVDVAHGMIKAAGLPDYTPPAEGGSMGGGGATLEPDISSEPPTAPYWAQDGVHDIYREWHEVLEEYSDDRVLCAEAWVEPLEKLARWVRSDEMQQAFNFEYLETPWSAAALRSVIDHSISAFAGVGAPSTWVLSNHDVVRHATRLALTGENLQGHGIGPKTPGKPDAALGLRRARAATALMLPLPGSSYLFQGEELGLPEVIDLPDAARQDPTWFRTNGERYGRDGCRVPIPWEASAPSYGFGPTAASWLPQPASWAGFARDVQLGDPTSTLSLYTRALAVRRERNLGFGAIEWLDGFGPDVVAFRNGGLTVIANLGASPVELPAGEIVLASEPLAGRTLPTDTTVWLA
- a CDS encoding LacI family DNA-binding transcriptional regulator, giving the protein MVGIDEVARLAGVSTATVSRALSGNGHVSPGTRLKVSQAALDLGYVVSSNASSLASGRTKNVGAVVPYLNRWFFSSVIEGAERALLRHGYDLTLYNLSGGGDERRSVFEHFLLRKRVDAVIAISLELTEDEVSRLLALGKPIVGVGGPLAGVRTLTIDDVAVARLATEHLLALGHTRIAHVGGHKEFDLDFHIPTNRRIGYEQALTGAGVPLRPELYQPADFTIGGGYQAAKQLLGAPRDRPTAIFAASDEMAIGAILAARDLGLSVPHDVSVVGIDDHELAEFFGLTTVAQFPTGQGEMAVEMLMGVLQPEEAQPEPVNMALPFELVVRSSSSRPDPAS
- a CDS encoding inositol monophosphatase family protein; its protein translation is MAAESHLLDVALPIALRAAELVKLRRSEGVEIAASKSSAEDIVTLADRESETLIRDALAEARPDDGFFGEESGAEKGTSGITWVVDPIDGTVNYAYDIPAYAVSIAAVEGDPDPATWRALAGVVANPAIGEVFTGAAGGGSFLNGTALRVRTGVELPLALIGTGFSYSAELRVKQAGVVQGLIDQVRDIRRIGSAALDLCSLAAGRLDGYYERMLNPWDHAAGALIAREAGARVGGLDGALESKDLLIAAEPALYVRLEAALAALGVAD